The DNA sequence GGCCTCTGCAGTCGCAGGCTCTTGACGGTCTGGAACACGTCCAGGATGCCCTCGGCCTTCACCCGCTCCAGCACCGTGCTCAGGGCACAGAAGGTTCCGgtgcgccccgcccccgcgctgCCAGACAGGAGCGCCAAAGTGAGGGAACCGCCGCATAAACGCACATTCTGTACACTCAACACGTACTGAGCACTCCATGATTAACACTGCGAGGCCCAGCACCCGGCCACGGAAGCAGAAACATTCTCCTGTGATGAAAATCCATTAAGACCCAGACGAAGTGCCGCACTGAGGCAGCGGATGCTCTGCACTATGAGGTAACCCCCTATGAGGTAACCCCCTCCCAGCAGCCATACCTGCTGCAGTTAAGAAGCACAGAGGACACGCAAGGAGATGTAATGAGATGCTAGAACTGGACTCTGTAATGGAGGAAAGTTTCAGTAAATGGCATCAGGGTCAGtacctgcagtgtacagtgATGGGGTGGTGTACAGGGTCAGTACCTGCAGTGTACGGTGATGGGGTGGTGTACAGGGTCAGTACCTGCAGTGTACGGTGATGGGGTGGTGTACAGGGTCAGTACCTGCAGTGTACGGTGATGGGGGGGTGTACAGGGTCAGTACCTGCAGTGTACGGTGATGGGGAGGTGTACAGGGTCAGtacctgcagtgtacagtgATGGGGTGGTGTACAGGGTCAGTACCTGCAGTGTACGGTGATGGGGAGGTGTACAGGGTCAGTACCTGCAGTGTACGGTGATGGGGTGGTGTACAGGGTCAGtacctgcagtgtacagtgATGGGGTGGTGTACAGGGTCAGTACCTGCAGTGTACGGTGATGGGGTGGTGTACAGGGTCAGTACCTGCAGTGTACGGTGATGGGGTGGTGTACAGGGTCAGTACCTGCAGTGTACGGTGATGGGGGGTGTACAGGGTCAGTACCTGCAGTGTACGGTGATGGGTGGTGTACCAGGTCAGtacctgcagtgtacagtgATGGGGGGTGTACAGGGTGAGtacctgcagtgtacagtgATGGGGGGTGTACAGGGTGAGTACCTGCAGTGTACGGTGATGGGGGGTGTACAGGGTCAGTACCTGCAGTGTACGGTGATGGGGTGGTGTACAGGGTCAGTACCTGCAGTGTACGGTGATGGGGAGGTGTACAGGGTCAGTACCTGCAGTGTGCGGTGATGGGGAGGTGTACAGGGTCAGTACCTGCAGTGTACGGTGATGGGGGGGTGTACAGGGTCAGTACCTGCAGTGTACGGTGATGGGGTGGTGTACAGGGTCAGTAACTGCAGTGTACGGTGATGGGGTGGTGTACAGGGTCAGTACCTGCAGTGTACGGTGATGGGGTGGTGTACAGGGTGAGTACCTGCAGTGTACGGTGATGGGGTGGTGTACAGGGTGAGTACCTGCAGTGTACGGTGATGGGGGGTGTACAGGGTGAGTACCTGCAGTGTACGGTGATGGGGTGTACAGGTCAGTACCTGCAGTGTACGGTGATGGGGTGGTGTACAGGGTCAGTACCTGCAGTGTACGGTGATGGGGTGGTGTACAGGGTGAGTACCTGCAGTGTACGGTGATGGGGTGGTGTACAGGGTCAGTACCTGCAGTGTACGGTGATGGGGTGGTGTACAGGGTGAGTACCTGCAGTGTACGGTGATGGGGTGGTTGCCagattgctgctgctgcttctgcacgGCGGCGATGATGTTGATCATGCCCTTGCCGTCGGTCGGGATGCCCACCTCGGGCCAGCCGTGGAAGTGGAACTGCCGCACGGCGCGAGACTTGTTCTCCTGGGGAGCGCAGACAGCGAGACACGGAGGCCATTTTGCGAGACTGAACAAAAGGTTGGTGCAAAGGCTGTGTAGCACACTGGCACCAGACgacgcagtcacacacagagctgttgTAGGGTTGCAGTAGTGTTGTTTTATGGGTAGAGTAGTGTTGTGGTAGACACAGAGTTGTTGTAGGGGTGGAGTAGAGTAGTGGTAGGGGTGGTGTAGTGTTGTGGTAGACATGCACAGTTGTTGTTGGGGTTGAGTAGTGTGGTGGTAGGGGTGGAGTAGTGTTGTTGGGGTGGTGTAGTGTTGTGGTAGACATGCAGAGTTGTTGTAGGGGTGGAGTAGTGTTGTTGTTGGGGTGGTCTAGTGTTgtggcagacacacagagctgttGTAGGGGTGGAGTAGTGTTGTGGTATGGGTGTAGTAGTGCTGTGGTAGACACGCATCATTGTAGTGATGCATCTTGGCAGTCCTGGGCTCACCCTGTTGTTGGTGACGAGGAGGTCTCTGACTGTGTaactctcactctcctcctccctcttcagcTCAATGGATATGTCCCCACACACCATAGCACCATCAATGGGCCAGTACTGAGCACACTTctcctacaggagagagaggggggagaggaggggggtaaAATATATTCAGTACCACCATGGGCAAGTCAAGCACGTCCCCATCCCACACAGCTGACTCACTTGAGACAGTGAATGAGGTAGAGAGAAATAAGACTCATAATGGATCCCCACATTGATACTCAAATTCCTgaatgctaacgctaaccgcCCAGCTTCGATAGTCGTAACCCCCCAGagttaggagcctgaccaggctgtaCCTGCCCCTGCTCCTACCTCCCTTCGTacctccccccactcctccctccctctctttctctctccgtacacgccctctctccctcccctcctctcctccctccctcctccctccctccgtacctgccccctctcctccagctctgtcaGCATGACGATGGAGCAGCTCCTCCACTCCCAGATCATCCTCCAGAAGTCCTCGATGGTGTGCTGCAGGGGGCCCTGGCTGGCCATGTACGAGTCCTTCTGCCGGTagccctgaggggggggggcagagaggagaggggggggtcacacCAGCGCTGGCCACACCCCCCGGCTCATGTGACCCTGCTCAGACCTTTTCCAGAACATCCCCCCCCACTGTCCCATGAACTGAATGGAGGTTGCACAGAACGCCTGGCTGTGGAGAGCTGTTGCTATGGCAGCAGAGAGGGTGACTGTGCACAGTTTGAGTCTGGTTGATGGACATGTCACTTGTTGCTAGTGGTTACAGCCGCCGCATGCACATTAACAAGGGAGCACCCATATCTGACTCGGATAGTCACAAAATGCTGCTAACTGTTCAGAGCAGGGACCTTACATTCATTTctgcattcagcagatgctctgtTTCAGAGTGACAAATACAGATGactacaaaaagaaacaaaaataataataataataattggagGACCGGACTGGACAATACAGGACTGGAGTAAAAcatgcaggcactgcggccctctagGTCTGTAGTCAAACCaacagacacagcgccccctccaggactggcgTTTGATACCTCTGGTTTACCGTGATATTAGCGTTCACGGCAGACACGCAGCGAAACGGTTTTCATCCTGAAGGCAACGCAAGCGTTTCCCGCCATGACTCACGTCTATGAAGGAGGCGTTCACGTAATCCGtgttctcctcccccctcttgaCCGGGATGATCACCCTGTTAAACTCGTCTGCGGAcaaaagagagggaggctgttaGGAGCGTCCTCAgtgtaagcccctccccccccgctaGCTCTCATTGGCCCGCTCcagtcagccccgcccacactcaCAGGGAATGATTTGTAGAACGCGGTTCTTCTTCATGTTGGCTGGCAGGTTTCCGGTCCTCATCTTGTCGTTCTGGATCTTGATGGAGGTGAGCTTCTGtagtgggaggagggggagggttcACAGGAAAGAAGGGGTTCATTTTTTGTGGATATGGAGGTCTCAACAAAGGAGGAAGGCCAAGATAGCATTAATTCTGGTCTAAACTTGAAAATCAGAGAAAATCTATATTCAAATGTAATCTCAGATACAGACTCAGGTAATCTCAGATATAGACTCAGGTAATCTGACATACAGACTCGGGTAATCTGAGACACAGACGCAGGTAAtctgagacacagacacaggtaatctgagacacagacacaggtaatcTGATATACACACGCAGGTAATCTCAGATACAGACTCAGGTAATCTCAGATACAGACTCAGGTAAtctgagacacacacgcaggtaaTCTCAGATACAGACACAGGTAATCTCAGATACAGACTCAGGTAATCTCAGATACAGACTCAGGTAATCTGAGACACAGACGCAGGTAATCTGAAATACAGGTGGAATGAAGTGCAGAGACACCTGGGCGCCGCCCTCTGACCTTAAACTCCGCCTCCAGCCCCCCACAGCCCgcccctggggagggggagtaCAGCTTGGCCATGTGAGACTCCAGTGATGTCACCTCCAGCTCTGTGTCCCCATACAGGTAATGCTCCAGCATGGCCTGGAAGATGAACACATACTGCAtctgtggggagggagagagagaaagaggaaagggggagggaggagacaatgagggggagggagagggagagaaagagaggaagagaaatggagaaagagggggagacaggaagagaaaaagggagggatACATTTAGTTCAAGTGTGTGAACGAACCGTGCGTTTGCCATCAGAGCTGCAACCTAAAAAAGTGAAACCCATGTAATCTCTCATGTAGCAAACTGGCACGTCTTACAGGCTGGAATCAAAATGCTTTCTGTCAAAGGCCTCCTGATCCGGACAAGAGTTCGAAACCGGATGAGACCAAACAGGACTGGACGGGACTGTGTAATGTTTGGATGTGCAGAGGAGATTTTAggatgtgtttgaatgtgtcagGGTCAGTTTTAGGAGGCAGGTGAGTTTGGATGGGACGTGGTTGATTTTTGGATGTGGGTAAGTTTGTATGAGTCATGGACATTTTTAGATTGGGTGAGTTTGGATGTGACAGGGAGATTTTTGGATGTGAGTGAGTTTGGATGCGTCGGGGTTCATTTTCGGATGTGGGTGAGCTTGGATATGTCCAGGTTGACTTTTGGCTGCGGGTGAATTTGGATGCGTCAGGCGCTGTTTTTTGGGTTTGAGTGCGTTAGGATGTGTCGGGGTTGGTGTTTGCATGTGGGTCAGTTCGGATGTGTCGGGGTTGGTGTTTGCATGTGGGTCAGTTCGGATGTGCTGGGGTTGGTGTTTGCATGTGGGTCAGTTCGGATGTGTCGGGGTTGATGTTTGGATGTGAGTGCGTTAGGATGTGTCGGGGTTGATGTTTGGATGTGAGTGCGTTAGGGTTTGTCGGGGTTGGTGTTTGGATGTGAGTGCATTAGGATGTGTCGGGGTTGGTGTTTGCATGTGGGTCAGTTCGGATGTGTCGGGGTTGATGTTTGGATGTGAGTGCGTTAGGGTTTGTCGGGGTTGGTGTTTGGATGTGAGTGCGTTAGGATGTGTCGGGGTTGGTGTTTGCATGTGGGTCAGTTCGGATGTGTCGGGGTTGATGTTTGGATGTGAGTGCGTTAGGATGTGTCGGGGTTGATGTTTGGATGTGAGTGCGTTAGGGTTTGTCGGGGTTGGTGTTTGGATGTGAGTGCGTTAGGATGTGTCGGGGTTGGTGTTTGCATGTGGGTCAGTTCGGATGTGTCGGGGTTGATGTTTGGATGTGAGTGCGTTAGGGTTTGTCGGGGTTGGTGTTTGGATTTGAGTGCGTTAGGATGTGTCGGGGTTGGTGTTTGGATGCGAGTGCGTTAGGGTTTGTCGGGGGCAGATTTTCGGAGCTGGCGCTCACATCTGTCTGCACCATCTGACAGCGCTGGGCTCGGATTCGGGTGACGAAGCCGAAGACGTCCACCTTCCTCTCGGATGACATCATGTCCAACATGGCGTCAATCACGATGAAGGTCCCGGTCCGGCCCACCCccgcactgagagagagggagggagggagagggagagagagaggagggagggagggtcagagggagagagagagggggagggagagagagagggagagagagagggagggagggagagggagagagggagggagggagagggagagagggagagagagagggagggagagagggagagagagagggagagacagatagagagagagattcatcAGTGCTCAGTGGATAACAGTATATGACACACTGTAAAGGCCCAGCACTCAAAGACTGAGCCAACACAACGGACAGCCATGATGTAGAGCAGCTAAAGATAGACACCCAGCCTCTTCCTCTGCAATTCAGTTCAGTCCTAATTACTTTCACTGGCATGACAACAAACAGGACTGCTGCCAAAAACTTTAAAATTCAAAACGACAACAGGCATATTCTTAAAGCGAGCATTTTACTGATCCAAATATTACTACACCCCTCCACGCgatcaaaaaataaaccacacaaacaaatacagacaaataCATCTATAGACTGATGACAAAAATAGCAGCAAGATTAAAAgtgcagttaaaataaaatgtgtgagtgagtactCCAGCCTCTCAAGAGCCTCTTAGTCTGAGACATCATTGGCTGCAACAGCTGCTGTttttccacctctctccctctctgtctgtctgactccctctctctctcacacacacacacacacacacacacacattgttcacATGCTCTCACTCAAGCACAATTtccgctctctcactcactctcacacacacacatacactcaacaTACAAAGcatgggtgggtgggagggagaatATATGTCTGtctttgtacacacacacatgcacgcacacaaacacacacacacacacaagcgcgcacgcacacacacacacacacacacacacaaggctggcgTAGGCACACACCTGCAGTGGACCACGATGGCCCCGGCGTACTGGGGGTTGTAGTTCTTCACCTTCTTGAGGAACTTCAGCATGCCGATGGGGGTGAAGGGGACCCCGAAGTCGGGCCAGCTGGTGAAGTGGAACTGGGTGACCAGGCGCTGGGGCTTCTTTCCCGAAACGTCCCCCACCTGCCAGAGGAAAGCCACGCCCATCAGTTACGGGGGCATGAGGGCCTGCGCCagcctggtcctggtcctggaccAGTCCGCCATGAGGCATCGCCACAGATCAACAGTGGGAGGATATAGGGGGCGGGGCAAGGATATGTGGGCGTGgttcaaaaaacaaaaggggaatgaggcgggcggggccaggatGTCTGGGCGTGGTCCacaagagagatgagagagagcagggctgggaATAAGGTACCTGGGCAAGGTCCATAAGGGAGATGACATGGAAGAGGGCGGGGCAAGAATATCTGGGCGTGGTCCCcaggagggagggacagacagagaggtgtACTGAGTGTCGGGCCGGACCCCGTCCTCACCTGCTGGATGCAGAACTTGCGGACGGTGTAGTCCACCAGAACCGTCACGTCCTCCACCGAGACCCGGATGTTTCCGTAGGTCCAGCAGCCTTGGTCCGGCCAGTACTGAGCGCACTTGGACTGAGGAAACAAAGATGGCCGAATCAGAGCTGCTTCAGAACAGCCCGTTAAATGCACCCGGagatccccccctcccccgccccaccccaaaccGATTTCGAGCTGATTCGGAACGGCCCAGTGAAATGCATATGgcaccccatccccacccagAAAACGAAAACAGCAACGGCCAATCACACCCTCTCAGCATCCAGCTCTGTCCGGCCTCTGACGCGCTAAGCCTTGCAAACAGATTTGAAACTTGAAAACTTTATTAATGTTGATCATCAGAAGCCTGTGATTTTAGATTAGCTGAAAACAGAATGTAAAAgcttttaattgtgttttattcagAGATTTTGCCATTTTAAGTCTGACTGTCTTGTCTGTATGCTGTCAATGTAGTGTGGTAACTTCATGTACGCTGCAGACCTGGACAGGGCTCATTTGTGAAGGAGATGTAAACCCAACATGACTgccctggtaaaataaaggataaaaatgaaataaaaaataaaaaaacatcaggagACAAACTTCCCGCTGATAGAAACACAGCTGGGGTAGAGCTGCAGTTCAAACGGTACAGAACCTGAATGTTTAAACAGGTGCACTTCGACACTTTAACAGGAAGGAACATTCCAGAGCTTCACACCACCCGCCACTCCCAGTGCGCCTGCAGCCCGGAGAATTCACTGCGTTCTGCAGTCATCTGAACAGGGAATAAAACCCccataaataaaagcacagcGGCTAGAACTAGGGGCTATCGAGGGGCATGTTCAGTTCAGAGGACTGGCTCCAGGCGTGCAattcgctctctctcttactcctcCTCGCTCCTTGGCTCCACCcacctctttcctctccttcaGATTGGTCACCATGACGATGGTGGCCGTGTTCTGCTCCCAGATCATCCTCCAGAAGTCGTTCACCGTCTCCTCCTTcggtcctgagagagagagagacagggagagagggagggagagagagacagagacagagacagggagagagagacacagatagagacagagacagagagagagggagagacagagggaggggggaagagagagagagcgagagacagagggacaggaagagagagagaaacagacagagttAGAGATGATGTCATCCTATCTGTGTTCTCATTGGTAACAGTAACGCCTATGGATATCACTTTCCTCCAATCCCATGGCACAGTGGCTGGCTCAATCCTGCccatcattcattattttaacatttaatctgTCTGTTATGGGCAGACGCCAGAGTCCAGGGTAGCATATTCCATTGATATATCTGAAGGAGCTACAAGCAGCCGTTACATCAGCAGTATGTACAGCTGGCAGGACCCtacatatcccacaatgcaagtGATCAGTACAGAGGTACAGGGCGGGTCATAAAGAGTGTAACTATCATAAAACGCATACCTTGGGCTGCAATGAACTTGTTCTTTTCCTGGTATCCCTGAAAAAACaagacaggtgtgtgtttttactggGTCCCGTGCCCTTAGCTGAACCCTAAAAACACCTCCCCctcatcccacccccccccccaccccgagtcACTGCACCCCTCCCCGCGGGTGCGCACTCTCACGTTGATGTAGGAGGCGTTGATGAAGTCAGAGTCCGGGACTCCATCCAGTGAAGTGAGGTGGACCCTGGAGTGGTCGTCtaggagacagagaggattatagagctgatgatgtcacagcagatTCTGCTCATGCAAACGATGTCTGCCACAGCACGGTGCCTGTGTGTGGCGAAGGCCATTACGAGCAATTAGATTTGAATCGGAATTagagaaggtggagagggagggagggagggggagagaagagaagacaGGAGGAAAAGGGTTAGagtagggtttagggtttagagGTTTAGGGTAAGGGACAGCAATACAGTTTACATTAATATTATGGTTAGGATTAGGGTGAGAGTTTGGTTTAGGACTAGGGTGAGAGTTAGGTTTAGGATTAGGATTAGGGTGAGAGTAGGGTTTAGGATTAGGATTAGGATTAGGGTGAGAGTAGGGTTTAGGATTAGGATTAGGGTGAGAGTAGGGTTTATGGTCAGGAGGCTCACAGGGAAGGATGTTGACGTATCTGTTCTTCTCCTTGTTCTCCTCCTTCGATGCTGCGTCACATGACGCCTGAATAGGGCAGACAGGGAGAGCctggacaggcagacagagaaaaacagacagacaaacagacagagaaccGGAAGAAGGTGTTATTACAGACTGTGATAGATTCTAAGCAGCACACGGCATGCAAACCAATGATGCCTGATGCAATAAATTCCGGTGATCCTATTTGTTGGGCACCATCCTTGCAAAATATCCCAAGTTATAAAAACACTCAAATACCGCACATACATATTATCAGAAAAGATCATTATAGCCCTTAACACAGTGTTACCACAGATTCCATAGACCCACCAGATACTCATATCTCCTCTGTTCCTTCAGTTTTCTCAAGTTTGTAACTAAAGAGGCTGTTGCTGGGGAACAAGCTTGGGGTCCTACACTACAGCACGGAATGTCCACCGTCACAGTGCCACACCAGGCCACGCCCCTTAATCAGTTTTACAAAAGACACaattaattaaacatgtttCATTCTTAAAGGGAAACAGAActttaatggtgtgtgtgccctgcgatagattgacaACCTGGCCAggctgtattcctgcctctaacccaatgcacgctgggataggctccagcacccccccagcgaccctgaccaggaataagcgggtacagataataGATGGAGGGACGGAAACGGAACTTTCCATGTTAAGAACACGAAGTTGAGTATCTGGCGGGTTTACAGAATCTGCGGTATGTGGAATGCTGGTACAAGGAggctgggcagcagtgtagtataatcgGTAAGGaaatgggcttgtaaccaaaaggtcacaggttcgattcccgggtggggcactgccgttgtacccttgagcaaaggtccttaacctgcattactacagtatacatccagctgtataaatggatgcaaagtgaatactatgtaaaaaagaagttgtaagtcgctctggataagagcgtctgctaaatgcctgtaatgtaatgtaatttaatggacagtgtgagcagtgttcagtacagcaGGCACTCTGTGTGTAGCACATGTGCTCAGTCTGTGCGCAGCTCACGTTGAACTCCTCCCGGAAGAGCTTGTTGTCGTCAGCCATGCGGCGGttcatctcctcctccagcttgtCCACAGGAAGGGGCGGGTACTTCCTGTTGGTGCTGGGGGAGCGAGCCAATAGCGGCACGCTCTGGAGCTCTGCggcggagaggagggggaagcgGAGAGAGCGAGATAAGCGGAGGGGAGCGGTGAGAAAGCAAACAGACGGGATGGAAGAGGACGACAGGAAAAGGACAAGCGGGAACAAACTTTCATAATGCTGatgaaataattataataataatcataattttgaGGAAAAGTGTCAACTCAACTCATAAAATGGgccatttggaaaaatattaaagATGTTAATGCTAATCGACCATCCAAGTCTTCAGTGGAAAACAGACATTTAAGGACCTCTTAACTTGGTGTTACATGCTgtggccactagagggcaacacaacacaatgtaATACTGGCACAGACATAAGGATACTTAAACACCAGCTAGCACCTAATAACACACACGAGAATTACTTGtacttaaaatgaatgaagacaCTTCAAAATTACACAGCAGTGTTTCTTCCaaacgtacacagacacacaggtaacacagactgaaacacactcacgactgcatgcacagacacacagagacacacagacacacacctgcgtgtgcacacacacacgcacacgcacacacaggcacacagacaaacagagacaaagagatacagacacacagacacacacaccacacacacagacacacacacacagacacacacacacacacctgcgcatgcacacacacacacacacacacacacacacacacacacacacacacacacacacacacacacacacacacacacacaga is a window from the Anguilla rostrata isolate EN2019 chromosome 14, ASM1855537v3, whole genome shotgun sequence genome containing:
- the ptpra gene encoding receptor-type tyrosine-protein phosphatase alpha isoform X2 yields the protein MSTSPHKGSMGLCPRLLLLSVALGALCSAQDPAAPIDDPNPAPTNNSTTTLPPTALSVSQATTPTVVAAPTTAPTAAPNNSDAGAAPSPAPTDKPLPPATSAPPPAATAATAADTKERGEDVITHTSAPAPPPVVTSLRSLPPEPWYPTTPTTLDPKRSTPVPDVSTPDPFTSGTGAPEGDDTGDGDDTDDTPVIAVMVALSSLLVIVFIIIVLYMLRFKKYKQAGSHSNSFRLSNGRADDTELQSVPLLARSPSTNRKYPPLPVDKLEEEMNRRMADDNKLFREEFNALPVCPIQASCDAASKEENKEKNRYVNILPYDHSRVHLTSLDGVPDSDFINASYINEKNKFIAAQGPKEETVNDFWRMIWEQNTATIVMVTNLKERKESKCAQYWPDQGCWTYGNIRVSVEDVTVLVDYTVRKFCIQQVGDVSGKKPQRLVTQFHFTSWPDFGVPFTPIGMLKFLKKVKNYNPQYAGAIVVHCSAGVGRTGTFIVIDAMLDMMSSERKVDVFGFVTRIRAQRCQMVQTDMQYVFIFQAMLEHYLYGDTELEVTSLESHMAKLYSPSPGAGCGGLEAEFKKLTSIKIQNDKMRTGNLPANMKKNRVLQIIPYEFNRVIIPVKRGEENTDYVNASFIDGYRQKDSYMASQGPLQHTIEDFWRMIWEWRSCSIVMLTELEERGQEKCAQYWPIDGAMVCGDISIELKREEESESYTVRDLLVTNNRENKSRAVRQFHFHGWPEVGIPTDGKGMINIIAAVQKQQQQSGNHPITVHCSAGAGRTGTFCALSTVLERVKAEGILDVFQTVKSLRLQRPHMVQTLEQYEFCYKVVQEYIDAFSDYANFK
- the ptpra gene encoding receptor-type tyrosine-protein phosphatase alpha isoform X1; protein product: MSTSPHKGSMGLCPRLLLLSVALGALCSAQDPAAPIDDPNPAPTNNSTTTLPPTALSVSQATTPTVVAAPTTAPTAAPNNSDAGAAPSPAPTDKPLPPATSAPPPAATAATAADTKERGEDVITHTSAPAPPPVVTSLRSLPPEPWYPTTPTTLDPKRSTPVPDVSTPDPFTSGTGAPEGDDTGDGDDTDDTPVIAVMVALSSLLVIVFIIIVLYMLRFKKYKQAGSHSNSFRLSNGRADDTELQSVPLLARSPSTNRKYPPLPVDKLEEEMNRRMADDNKLFREEFNALPVCPIQASCDAASKEENKEKNRYVNILPYDHSRVHLTSLDGVPDSDFINASYINGYQEKNKFIAAQGPKEETVNDFWRMIWEQNTATIVMVTNLKERKESKCAQYWPDQGCWTYGNIRVSVEDVTVLVDYTVRKFCIQQVGDVSGKKPQRLVTQFHFTSWPDFGVPFTPIGMLKFLKKVKNYNPQYAGAIVVHCSAGVGRTGTFIVIDAMLDMMSSERKVDVFGFVTRIRAQRCQMVQTDMQYVFIFQAMLEHYLYGDTELEVTSLESHMAKLYSPSPGAGCGGLEAEFKKLTSIKIQNDKMRTGNLPANMKKNRVLQIIPYEFNRVIIPVKRGEENTDYVNASFIDGYRQKDSYMASQGPLQHTIEDFWRMIWEWRSCSIVMLTELEERGQEKCAQYWPIDGAMVCGDISIELKREEESESYTVRDLLVTNNRENKSRAVRQFHFHGWPEVGIPTDGKGMINIIAAVQKQQQQSGNHPITVHCSAGAGRTGTFCALSTVLERVKAEGILDVFQTVKSLRLQRPHMVQTLEQYEFCYKVVQEYIDAFSDYANFK